The region ACGGGTCCCGGGCAGCCCGATCACAATCAAAGCGCCGGGTAACCCCTATTACCCGCTGTCTCTATATACCACTATTGATCTGAAGCTTCAGGAGAGCATTGAGCAGCTGGCGGTGGAAGCAGGGGTGAAGGAAGGGGCGATTGTGGTAATGGACAGCCGGAGCGGAGATATCGCAGCGATGGTCTCCTTGCCGTTCTACAATCCGCAGCAGGTCTCCCCGCAAGGCGGAGAATGGAATAACCGTGCACTACAAGCGGCAGCTCCAGGCTCTATCTTCAAAATTGTTACGGCTGCTGCCGCACTTGAAGCCGGGCTGACCGCACCGGAGGAGTCCTTCTTCTGTGCAGGAGCGTATGGAAAATACGGATTGTCTTGTCCGCACGGCAAAAAACACGGCGCCCTTACGCTTAAGCAAGGGTTCGCCGTGTCCTGTAATACTGTATTTGCTACGCTGGCCGAGCGGCTGAGCGGTATGAAGCTCCAAGCTACCGCGCTTGCCCTGGGACTGGGCCGGAGCATCGGGTGGCAGGCGGAGAATACGCTCGGACTGCCACTCCTGCGGCCGCTGGCCGGGGAGCAGCCAGGGACGATCTTCACTACGCTCCTGCCGGATGACGGCGGGGCGAGAGTCCAGACGGCGATCGGCCAGCGTGATGTGCGGATCACTCCGCTGCAGGCGGCGAATCTGGTCGTCACGCTGCTGCATGGCGGCGAGGTGAGAGCGCCGCGGATTCTGCAGCGGGTTGCTTTTGCCAATGGACAGACGCTTAAAGAGCTTCCGGGACATCTGGCGCCAGCACCGGAGGGTCGGATCTCTTCGGCCACTGCCCATATGCTGCTGGGCATGATGCGCAGCGTAGTCACAGAGGGCACAGGCCGTATGCTGAATTCTTCCGCTTGGCCGCTCGCCGGCAAATCAGGAACGGCCCAGACGCTGGTGCATGGCACGCCCCGCAATAATCAATGGTTCATCGGCTATGGTCCGGTGGACCAGCCGAAATATGCGGTGTCTGTGGCGATCGAGAATGTGGCTCCAGACAGTCCGCAGGCCGCCACCCGCCTGTTCGGTCAGGTGTTCGAGCTGTTGTCGGGTCTGGAAGGCGGATCAACCGGCGCCTGAGGATCTGGACCGGCAGGCTCTACATTAGCATTAGACCCGGCATTTCCGGCCGGACCGTCTCCGCTGCTTCCGGGACCGCCTGCCGTAGATGTCCCCGAGGCCGCGAAAGGCGAGACGACGAACTCCTCCTGCGGCAGATAGATCCACTGCTGGAGATATCCCTGCTGGAGCAGCTCCTTGAGCAGAATCAGCAGAATCGGCGACAGAATGAGGCCTGCAATCCCGAACAGGGAGGAGGACAGAATCACGAAGGAGAGCATCAGGAAGGCAGAGGAGACACCGATTGAATTCCCTGTGATTTTGGGCTCCAACAGTTGTCTAACTACCATTACTACAGCCAGCAGAATGATGAGCCCGATCGCCAGCGGCGTATTGCCGACAATGAACAGATAGATGATCCAAGGGATCAGCACCGCAGGTACGCCGAGCAGCGGCAGCAGATCGACCACGGCGCAGACCAGCGCTATGGTGAGTACATTGCCCGTGCGGAGAATCAGCAGACCGGCAAGAATAATAATGAAGGTGATGCTGATCAGAATCATCTGAGCTTTGATATAAGAACCGATCGCCCTGAACACATTTCCCTGCAGGAAGGCGTAGGCTGTCTTGAACGTCTTCGGCAGCTTCTCGTGGGCAATCCGGCGCCAGTCCTTAATCTCCATACTGAGGAAAAAGGCGAGAATGATCGCAATCCCGAAGTTAGCCATAAAGGAAGAGAAAGAGCCAAGCACTCCGACCATATACTTAAAGAAGGCGACCATCCACTTCGAGAGAATATTGGTGGCATCTGTGAAATAGCCGTTCAGCTTATCCGTCACATCGGATGGAAGCGAATCGATTTTGTGCTGAAGATAAGTCGTAGTCTCTGCGAAATGCTGCTGGACCACGTATGTATATTTGGGCAGATTATTCTGGAGGTGAATCGCCTGGGTCGTAATCAGCAGTCCGGCACCGAACAGTACGCCCAGCAGGATGACCAGGAAGAGGACCACGGAGATCGCGGACGCGAAGGGCTTGGCCATTCCCTTGCGGTTCAGGAAGCGGGCCAGCGGCTCAATCAGCAGAAATACAAAAAAGGACAGGAACACCGGCGCAGCCAGCTGGTACAATTTGCTGAAGCTGAGCATCACTAAATATACAGTTAGAACAAGCAGTCCAATGTCGAAAAAGGTGCGCCAATATTTTTTGTACAGCGGCAGCATAGATTTAAACGACCCCTTTGTGAAGAAAAATTTGTAACCGGCACTTCAACTCATTGTACACGATTTTAATAAAAAACGTCTATTTCTTTGACAGCTGTGTTAAAATAGGAGGTGATGTTTTTTAAAGCTGTCGCTTCTACTTACTCTACTTGGCCGTATCACATCTATCTCCTAAAAGACGTAAGGCGAGCCAAAGTCAACTCTGGAAAAGCGGTGATTGTATATGCAGACTTTGCTGCTCTGGCTTTTTTATATCTCTACTTTTTATGCTTTTATTCCTGGTATGATCAGCCGTTTATTTGGTTATCGTGTCTTCCGAAGAGGGATCGGGCGTACGGATTACGGCCTGACCTTCGATGACGGGCCTGACCCGCATTATACACCGCTGCTGCTGGATCTGCTTAAACGCTACGATGCGAAGGCGACCTTCTTTGTCGTTGGTTCCCACGCGGAGAGACATCCCGAGATCATCAAGCGAATGCATGACGAAGGGCATTTGATCGGAATTCATAATTATGTGCACAAGACGAACTGGCTGATGCGTCCCGCTACGGTGAGGAAGCAGATTGACCGGACGGACGAGATCATCTTCTCCATTACCGGCGAGCGCAGTACCTATTACCGGCCTCCCTGGGGGATCGTGAACCTGTTCGACTTCTCCAAGCGCCGTCAGGTGCAGATTGTGCTGTGGTCGGCAATGTTCGGCGACTGGAAGGAGAAGCTTGGAGCGGAAAAGCTGACCGAGAAGCTCATTGCGAAGCTCGGTCCGGGTGAGGTGCTTCTGCTGCATGACTGCGGGACGACGATCGGCGCCGATCCGAATGCGCCGGAGCATATGCTGATTGCACTGGAACGGATGCTCGCCGAAGCTGAGCGGCGCGGACTGCGCAGCGTCCGGATTGACGAGATGATCAAGGCGGTGCAGCGCTCCCCGATCACGCATTTGTCTTTCGGCAAGCGGCTGCTTGTCGGATTGTGGCTGGCGTGGGAGAAGCTGTTCCAGCTAATGTTCCAGCTCAAAACGATCACGCCGGCAGATCCGTTCCTGCATTACCGTCTGCGCAAGTATCAGGGCAATACGGTACTGATGGACAACGGCGAGACCTTGAGCAAAGGCGATAAGGTCATTGAGCTGCACATCGACAACAGGCAGCTGTTCGAGCTGGGGGTGCATTCCCGTTCTCCGGCTCAGCTGGCGATCCGCATGATCCGCCGGATGGAGAAGGATCTGCCGCTGCTCGCCGTGCATATTGCCGGTGATATCGAGCTGGCCGAAGCGAAGGCGCTCTACGGTGTGAGCATGATTAACCGCGGGCCGGAGAAATTCGGCTTCATGGTGGTGGACCTGCCCAGCGGTCTGTTCGCCCGCTCGACCAAATTCTATCTCAGTGTTCTGCTGAGCGTCATTCACCCCTCAGGCGGGGCAAGGCTCAAGGTACGCAGCGAGGTGCTGGTGCCCAAGATGATGCTGATGCCCGTGTCGCAGCTGCTGAACCAGATGAACCAGCGGCGGCCGCAGAAGCCGGTGGAGCGGGTACACGAAGAGGGACTCACGCTTGAAGCTGAACTGCCTGGAGCAACGGTGGTTCATTGAAGACGAAGCAGTGTTCACAGCACTTATATTATTGATCCTCCGCTGGCCTATCAGGCCGGCGTTTTTTTGTTCCTGCACATTATGCAACAATTCATCCGGATCAGTGGATATTTCGAGCTCAAAGCTGCAGTTCGTGCAACAAAAAAGAGCAGCCCCGGCCGCATATGCGGTTGGAACTGCTCTTATCCTCATTACATTTGCTCAGGCTCAGGCTGTCGCTGACGATTAGATCTTCAGCACGCCGCCTTTACTTGCATTGGTAACCAGCTTGGAGTAACGGGCCAGATAACCAGTCTTCACCTTCGGCTCGAATTCTTTCCAGCCCTGGCGGCGGACCGCCAGCACTTCCTCGTCAACCAGCAGCTCGATCTTACGGTTATTGAGGTCCAGTTCGATGATATCGCCATTCTCTACAAAAGCGATCGGACCGCCCTCAGCCGCTTCCGGCGAGATGTGACCGATGCTAATCCCGCGGGAGGCACCGGAGAACCGTCCGTCCGTGATCAGGCCGACCTTGGCACCCAGACCCATGCCGACGATCTGCGAAGTCGGAGCCAGCATTTCCGGCATGCCCGGTCCGCCCTTCGGACCTTCATAACGGATAACGACTACATGGCCTTCTTTGACCTTGCCGTTCGCGATACCTTCCAGTGCTTCCTCCTGGGAGTCGAAGCAGATGGCAGGTCCTTTGTGATAGCCGCCAACGGAAGCATCCACCGCACCCACCTTGATGATGGAGCCTTCCGGAGCCAGGTTGCCGTAGAGTACGGCCAGTCCGCCAACTTGGGAATAAGGGTTATCGATGGTATGAATAACAGATGTATCCTGGATCTCATGCCCGGTTACATTCTCGGCCAATGTCTTGCCGGTAACCGTCATACAATCGCCGAAGATCGCGCCCGGCTTCTTCAGTAATTCGTTCAGCACGGCGCTTACGCCGCCTGCCCGGTCCACATCCTCGATGAAGATATCGGAAGCCGGAGCCAGCTTGGCCAGGTAAGGAACCCGGTTAGCTACTTCGTTGATGCGTTCCAACGGATAATCGATTTCGGCTTCCTGAGCCAATGCCAGAGTATGCAGCACGGTATTGGTCGAGCCGCCCATCGCCATATCCAGCGCGAAGGCATTGTCCAGCGATTCCTGGGTTACGATATCACGCGGCTTCAGGTCCAGCTTGATCAGCTCCATGAGCTGGGTTGCTGATTTGCGGACGAAGTCTCTGCGTTCTTCGGCTACGGCCAGGATGGTGCCGTTGCCCGGAAGCGCAAGGCCCATAGCTTCGGCCAGACAGTTCATGGAGTTCGCGGTGAACATACCGGAGCATGATCCGCAGGTAGGACAGCCGTATTGTTCGAGTTCGAGCAGCTCAGCATCGTTGATCTTGCCGACCTGATGCGCGCCAACGCCTTCGAATACAGAGGTCAGGGAGAGTTTCTTGCCTTTGCTGTCTACTCCGGCCTTCATCGGCCCGCCGCTGACGAAGATTGTCGGGATGTTGACGCGCAGTGCGCCCATCATCATGCCCGGGGTGATTTTATCACAGTTGGGAATGCACACCATGCCGTCGAACCAGTGCGCGGATACTACCGTTTCCAGAGAGTCGGCAATGATCTCGCGGCTTGGCAGCGAATAACGCATACCGATATGACCCATGGCGATACCGTCATCTACGCCGATAGTATTGAATTCAAACGGAACCCCGCCGGCTTCACGGATGGCTTCCTTCACGATTTTGCCGAATTCCTGCAGATGCACATGACCAGGAACAATATCGATATAGGAATTGCAGACCGCGATGAACGGTTTGCCGAAATCCTCTTCTTTAACGCCTGCTGCCCGCAGAAGGCTGCGGTGAGGAGCGCGGTCGAAGCCTTTTTTGATCATATCTGATCGCATTTTCTTGTTTGCCATGATGACTTTTTCCCCCTAACAGTATTGGTGAAGCGAATATAGTGCCGCATTAACGCATTGCAATCCCGAAATATACGTACCCTGCGGTGATTGGTTACGAACGTTAATAGAGAGTCTATCACAAAAAGCCTGTTTTTTCTACCGGACAATGTGAAGTTTGTCGGCGGGTCACGCATGTAAAGTCTGGGCTAATATACACAAAGAAGCCTATCCCGTAAAGGATAGACTTCGGCAAATTGATATAACGTGGCAGCTTCTTTCTATAGAGAGCGCCG is a window of Paenibacillus sp. FSL H3-0469 DNA encoding:
- a CDS encoding penicillin-binding transpeptidase domain-containing protein codes for the protein MHKLIHKRIFWGCLILCMLLAGLMIRLAWVQLLLKDSVVSGTRYTVAQMAELQSERETVLDSGRGRLYAKNGEALAGETVWTAALFPPEEELHQPHGAGEYNDDQQLHRLAEILGVSYSQLQARRLGLKEPLLWPSGQGTGPLALTLPQAREVEALEIEGVRALPFARRYNGSASGRQWLGYLSEASGAAITQSPTGLRIPRTGTDGLEKTLEPLLQGVGHTEAVAQVDARGKRVPGSPITIKAPGNPYYPLSLYTTIDLKLQESIEQLAVEAGVKEGAIVVMDSRSGDIAAMVSLPFYNPQQVSPQGGEWNNRALQAAAPGSIFKIVTAAAALEAGLTAPEESFFCAGAYGKYGLSCPHGKKHGALTLKQGFAVSCNTVFATLAERLSGMKLQATALALGLGRSIGWQAENTLGLPLLRPLAGEQPGTIFTTLLPDDGGARVQTAIGQRDVRITPLQAANLVVTLLHGGEVRAPRILQRVAFANGQTLKELPGHLAPAPEGRISSATAHMLLGMMRSVVTEGTGRMLNSSAWPLAGKSGTAQTLVHGTPRNNQWFIGYGPVDQPKYAVSVAIENVAPDSPQAATRLFGQVFELLSGLEGGSTGA
- a CDS encoding AI-2E family transporter → MLPLYKKYWRTFFDIGLLVLTVYLVMLSFSKLYQLAAPVFLSFFVFLLIEPLARFLNRKGMAKPFASAISVVLFLVILLGVLFGAGLLITTQAIHLQNNLPKYTYVVQQHFAETTTYLQHKIDSLPSDVTDKLNGYFTDATNILSKWMVAFFKYMVGVLGSFSSFMANFGIAIILAFFLSMEIKDWRRIAHEKLPKTFKTAYAFLQGNVFRAIGSYIKAQMILISITFIIILAGLLILRTGNVLTIALVCAVVDLLPLLGVPAVLIPWIIYLFIVGNTPLAIGLIILLAVVMVVRQLLEPKITGNSIGVSSAFLMLSFVILSSSLFGIAGLILSPILLILLKELLQQGYLQQWIYLPQEEFVVSPFAASGTSTAGGPGSSGDGPAGNAGSNANVEPAGPDPQAPVDPPSRPDNSSNT
- a CDS encoding polysaccharide deacetylase family protein encodes the protein MQTLLLWLFYISTFYAFIPGMISRLFGYRVFRRGIGRTDYGLTFDDGPDPHYTPLLLDLLKRYDAKATFFVVGSHAERHPEIIKRMHDEGHLIGIHNYVHKTNWLMRPATVRKQIDRTDEIIFSITGERSTYYRPPWGIVNLFDFSKRRQVQIVLWSAMFGDWKEKLGAEKLTEKLIAKLGPGEVLLLHDCGTTIGADPNAPEHMLIALERMLAEAERRGLRSVRIDEMIKAVQRSPITHLSFGKRLLVGLWLAWEKLFQLMFQLKTITPADPFLHYRLRKYQGNTVLMDNGETLSKGDKVIELHIDNRQLFELGVHSRSPAQLAIRMIRRMEKDLPLLAVHIAGDIELAEAKALYGVSMINRGPEKFGFMVVDLPSGLFARSTKFYLSVLLSVIHPSGGARLKVRSEVLVPKMMLMPVSQLLNQMNQRRPQKPVERVHEEGLTLEAELPGATVVH
- the ilvD gene encoding dihydroxy-acid dehydratase, translated to MANKKMRSDMIKKGFDRAPHRSLLRAAGVKEEDFGKPFIAVCNSYIDIVPGHVHLQEFGKIVKEAIREAGGVPFEFNTIGVDDGIAMGHIGMRYSLPSREIIADSLETVVSAHWFDGMVCIPNCDKITPGMMMGALRVNIPTIFVSGGPMKAGVDSKGKKLSLTSVFEGVGAHQVGKINDAELLELEQYGCPTCGSCSGMFTANSMNCLAEAMGLALPGNGTILAVAEERRDFVRKSATQLMELIKLDLKPRDIVTQESLDNAFALDMAMGGSTNTVLHTLALAQEAEIDYPLERINEVANRVPYLAKLAPASDIFIEDVDRAGGVSAVLNELLKKPGAIFGDCMTVTGKTLAENVTGHEIQDTSVIHTIDNPYSQVGGLAVLYGNLAPEGSIIKVGAVDASVGGYHKGPAICFDSQEEALEGIANGKVKEGHVVVIRYEGPKGGPGMPEMLAPTSQIVGMGLGAKVGLITDGRFSGASRGISIGHISPEAAEGGPIAFVENGDIIELDLNNRKIELLVDEEVLAVRRQGWKEFEPKVKTGYLARYSKLVTNASKGGVLKI